TCCAAGCCATGGCATTGCAGATGCACAGGAGATTGTCTTGTGAGATGTACTGACACAGGCAGGGGATTGAAGCCATAGCATCGACGAGCATCCTTCCAATCTCTTTGCTGGCGCCCTCACATCTTTGTGCCAATGTTGCTGTGATGGACTCCTCATTTGCAGGTGGCTCCAGCTCTTCCAGAAGGAAGTCGAGAGACAATTCTACAATCTTCTCCACCAGGGACCCAGTAGCACGGTAGAATTTGTGGCACAGTGTCAGTCTTTGTACTCTGGTCAACTCAACGCTGCTCAATGATATTTGAAGCTCACTGAAAAGAAGCTGGAGGAAGATCTCAGTGTCCTGTTCAGCTTGAGGCCTCACTATTGATATGTACTTGTGGAGGCCTTCAAGTGTGACCTTCATAAGACAAAGAGATAGGCAAGTGACTGAATTGTTGCAGATGGTTCTTTTAGTGCAGGTAATATTTTCGTTACCTTCCTCCCCAGCAACTGCGAAAGACGTTCCTCTTCGTCTAGGTCCCTGCACACTTCTCTCTGCATCTTATTCAAACAGAGGATCCTTGCCTTTATCCAGGCCTGTACACATCACCACAATCACAACTTAGAAAAAGGCTTCTTCACAGGCTAAAGTTCAGTTATTTTATGTTGACATCTTGGGAATTTTGTTCTCACTGTATTTAAATAAGTTCCAAACAAATGACTAATACATACAACTCTTAAATTCTTAAACTGGATTTATGAATACATAATTAGGTGTTATAGATACAATacagtgcatctcaataaattaaatattgtaaaaaaaaaagttcatttcagtAGCTCAGTTCAAAAGGTATGAAactcatttactgtattatatagattcattaagcACATTGAAAAATCCCTCcctaatttatatttaaaaagattttgtgtgtgtgtgtgtatatatatatatatatatatatatatcatgaaatgtttcactttgtgtgtAATAAATCTATACAACACAGAATAAAACTTTTACTCTGAACAATCAAACTaatgaaaaaattaattaagTATACCCGATATTCCAACACTTATTACGAATGTTCCACGTTTGTCCTCGTTTCTTGCAAAACTATTCCATATATAGGACACACTTTTACACtctttactgtaaatataattCTTAACGATTACTGAGCACTTACCACAAAAAGGAGCTTGAACATCCTGGCACCCACTCT
The genomic region above belongs to Phyllopteryx taeniolatus isolate TA_2022b chromosome 6, UOR_Ptae_1.2, whole genome shotgun sequence and contains:
- the LOC133479324 gene encoding uncharacterized protein LOC133479324 isoform X1 → MGILSLIRCIDNVLEELHQMQPTSLPDGDQHMYNTEKTFMRQFVLLGKENRVPPCLLPRDMTLWLLQSRNLPQEFREMQMRVGARMFKLLFVAWIKARILCLNKMQREVCRDLDEEERLSQLLGRKVTLEGLHKYISIVRPQAEQDTEIFLQLLFSELQISLSSVELTRVQRLTLCHKFYRATGSLVEKIVELSLDFLLEELEPPANEESITATLAQRCEGASKEIGRMLVDAMASIPCLCQYISQDNLLCICNAMAWRMSQSFFQNFVECSAYFHQLDLDDSLVIARDRVMSAIVQMVYMTNH
- the LOC133479324 gene encoding uncharacterized protein LOC133479324 isoform X2; its protein translation is MGILSLIRCIDNVLEELHQMQPTSLPDGDQHMYNTEKTFMRQFVLLGKENRVPPCLLPRDMTLWLLQSRNLPQEFREMQMRVGARMFKLLFVAWIKARILCLNKMQREVCRDLDEEERLSQLLGRKVTLEGLHKYISIVRPQAEQDTEIFLQLLFNCRIVSRLPSGRAGATCK